One region of Cheilinus undulatus linkage group 4, ASM1832078v1, whole genome shotgun sequence genomic DNA includes:
- the zdhhc5a gene encoding palmitoyltransferase ZDHHC5-A isoform X2 has product MPGGSSKSGGRGPSSSPLPHTAVPPSRPLRPSRYVPVSAATFFLVGSTTLFFCFTCPWLSERFSVAVPIYNGVIFLFVLANFCMATFMDPGIFPRAEEDEDKEDDFRAPLYKTVEIRGIQVRMKWCSTCRFYRPPRCSHCSVCDNCVEDFDHHCPWVNNCIGRRNYRYFFLFLLSLTAHIMAVFGFGLLFILYHRQNIDRLHAIVTLAVMCVAGLFFIPVAGLTGFHIVLVARGRTTNEQVTGKFRGGVNPFTNGCWKNVSHVLCSSQAPRYLGRKKCVQSVCVQPPFLRPQLTEAQLAAKILDNGIQGDLHRSKSSLEMMESQSCDAEPPPPPKPELRYPGITRGNTEECSLLNKAPPTPTMYKYRPTYSPGKNHTALTHAYANQLSRGESVGSARDSSSSTSSLLQASQQPGFRSQPSLDRRDTSSDRAGGGGGGERREGAREGSGGGIPGYTLGGRSYPSFSDPTVLSGVASRSSSSTHTSAGAAHVSEATTTSTSFKSLANQTPPPHQPSRNGSLSYDSLLAGGEDSAAPELSSGRPCSPGAGGYTSPFSSSQQRGAEIHSQSSQSPHHHHRSSHQHHHPFLHRSSSTSSSPPPAERERLPGEPHTGVHPPSANQTPAPPPTSAPPPPHHHHHHHHHHHHSHHHHHSSSSSSTSRPPRFAPPHAPPHHAYPYRTRSTDTPLGPTSTTHPPRSPHPPPLGKSLSYSSAAAAEMQYRLVRKASASAGANAAGAGGGGGMGGGGVQAPKLPG; this is encoded by the exons atgccaggTGGCAGCAGTAAGAGTGGTGGGCGGGGTCCATCCTCCTCGCCCCTCCCCCACACTGCTGTCCCACCCAGTAGACCTCTGCGACCCTCCCGCTACGTTCCAGTGTCGGCAGCAACTTTCTTCCTGGTTGGCTCCACCACGCTTTTCTTCTGCTTCAC GTGTCCGTGGCTTTCAGAGCGTTTCTCCGTTGCTGTACCAATCTATAATGGAGTCATCTTCCTGTTTGTGCTGGCTAACTTCTGTATGGCCACATTCATGGACCCTGGCATCTTCCCCAGAG CGGAGGAGGACGAGGACAAGGAGGACGATTTCCGTGCTCCGCTCTATAAGACGGTGGAGATCAGAGGGATCCAGGTCAGGATGAAGTGGTGCTCAACGTGCCGCTTCTACAGACCGCCACGGTGCTCTCACTGCTCAGTCTGTGACAACTGTGTGGAG GACTTTGACCATCACTGTCCGTGGGTGAACAACTGCATCGGCAGGAGGAATTACCGCtacttcttcctcttcctcctctctctgacgGCTCACATCATGGCCGTGTTCGGCTTCGGCCTGCTCTTCATCCTTTACCATCGGCAGAACATCGACCGCTTGCACGCCATCGTCAC GCTGGCTGTAATGTGCGTTGCAGGACTGTTTTTTATCCCTGTTGCTGGTCTGACTGGTTTCCACATCGTGCTGGTGGCCAGAGGAAGGACAACCAATGAACAG GTAACGGGTAAATTCAGAGGAGGTGTAAACCCATTCACTAATGGATGCTGGAAGAATGTCTCACACGTCCTCTGCAGCTCACAGGCACCCAG GTAtctgggcagaaaaaaatgtgtgcagagCGTTTGTGTACAGCCTCCTTTTCTGAGACCGCAGCTCACTGAAGCCCAGCTGGCTGCAAAGATCCTCGACAACGGCATCCAGGGAGACCTGCACCGG tCAAAGTCGAGTCTGGAGATGATGGAGAGTCAGTCCTGTGATGCCGAGCCTCCACCTCCACCAAAACCCGAGCTGAGATACCCAGGAATCACCAGAGGAAACACAGAGG AATGCAGTCTGCTGAACAAAGCCCCACCTACCCCCACTATGTACAAGTATAGACCCACCTACAGCCCGGGAAAGAACCACACGGCTCTCACACACGCCTACGCTAACCAG CTGAGTCGAGGGGAGAGCGTTGGCAGTGCCAGagactcctcctcctctacctcctccctcctccaggCCAGTCAGCAGCCTGGTTTCCGCTCCCAGCCCAGCCTGGACCGCAGGGACACGTCGTCGGACAGAGCgggagggggaggaggtggggagaggagggagggagcaAGAGAGGGCAGCGGAGGGGGCATCCCCGGCTACACCCTGGGCGGACGCTCCTATCCCTCCTTCTCTGACCCCACCGTCCTATCTGGAGTGGCGTCCCGATCCTCCAGCTCCACCCACACCTCAGCAGGTGCAGCACATGTCTCTGAGGCAACCACCACTTCTACCAGCTTCAAGAGCTTAGCCAATCAAACACCCCCACCTCATCAGCCGTCACGTAACGGGAGCCTGTCGTATGACAGCTTACTGGCAGGTGGGGAGGACTCAGCAGCCCCTGAGCTTTCCTCTGGGAGACCCTGTTCACCAGGAGCAGGCGGCTACACGTCGCCATTTTCGTCATcgcagcagagaggagcagagattCACTCCCAGTCCTCCCAGTCCCCCCACCACCATCACCGCTCCTCCCACCAACACCACCACCCTTTCCTCCACCGctcttcctccacctcctcctcccctcctcctgcAGAGCGAGAACGCCTACCAGGAGAGCCCCACACAGGAGTTCATCCTCCGTCAGCCAATCAGACCCCTGCTCCCCCGCCAACCTCTGCCCCGCCTCCTccacaccatcatcatcaccaccatcaccatcaccaccactcccatcatcaccaccactcctcctcttcctcctccacatCCCGCCCTCCCCGCTTCGCTCCACCTCATGCTCCGCCTCACCATGCTTACCCCTACCGCACCCGCTCCACAGACACTCCCCTGGGCCCCACCTCCACCACCCACCCTCCCCGCTCCCCGCACCCTCCACCTCTGGGCAAGTCGCTTTCTTACTCGAGCGCTGCGGCGGCTGAAATGCAGTACCGGCTGGTTCGAAAGGCCTCGGCGTCAGCCGGAGCCAACGCAGCAGGGGcgggaggaggtggagggatgggaggaggaggagttcaAGCGCCGAA ACTTCCT
- the zdhhc5a gene encoding palmitoyltransferase ZDHHC5-A isoform X1 codes for MPGGSSKSGGRGPSSSPLPHTAVPPSRPLRPSRYVPVSAATFFLVGSTTLFFCFTCPWLSERFSVAVPIYNGVIFLFVLANFCMATFMDPGIFPRAEEDEDKEDDFRAPLYKTVEIRGIQVRMKWCSTCRFYRPPRCSHCSVCDNCVEDFDHHCPWVNNCIGRRNYRYFFLFLLSLTAHIMAVFGFGLLFILYHRQNIDRLHAIVTLAVMCVAGLFFIPVAGLTGFHIVLVARGRTTNEQVTGKFRGGVNPFTNGCWKNVSHVLCSSQAPRYLGRKKCVQSVCVQPPFLRPQLTEAQLAAKILDNGIQGDLHRSKSSLEMMESQSCDAEPPPPPKPELRYPGITRGNTEECSLLNKAPPTPTMYKYRPTYSPGKNHTALTHAYANQLSRGESVGSARDSSSSTSSLLQASQQPGFRSQPSLDRRDTSSDRAGGGGGGERREGAREGSGGGIPGYTLGGRSYPSFSDPTVLSGVASRSSSSTHTSAGAAHVSEATTTSTSFKSLANQTPPPHQPSRNGSLSYDSLLAGGEDSAAPELSSGRPCSPGAGGYTSPFSSSQQRGAEIHSQSSQSPHHHHRSSHQHHHPFLHRSSSTSSSPPPAERERLPGEPHTGVHPPSANQTPAPPPTSAPPPPHHHHHHHHHHHHSHHHHHSSSSSSTSRPPRFAPPHAPPHHAYPYRTRSTDTPLGPTSTTHPPRSPHPPPLGKSLSYSSAAAAEMQYRLVRKASASAGANAAGAGGGGGMGGGGVQAPKDELIQMNPLSRTNGAQPFSPTSSCSAPSSPSHPVGVSARPPLAYPSSALLQSPAHKPQSGGVKKVTGVGGTTYEISV; via the exons atgccaggTGGCAGCAGTAAGAGTGGTGGGCGGGGTCCATCCTCCTCGCCCCTCCCCCACACTGCTGTCCCACCCAGTAGACCTCTGCGACCCTCCCGCTACGTTCCAGTGTCGGCAGCAACTTTCTTCCTGGTTGGCTCCACCACGCTTTTCTTCTGCTTCAC GTGTCCGTGGCTTTCAGAGCGTTTCTCCGTTGCTGTACCAATCTATAATGGAGTCATCTTCCTGTTTGTGCTGGCTAACTTCTGTATGGCCACATTCATGGACCCTGGCATCTTCCCCAGAG CGGAGGAGGACGAGGACAAGGAGGACGATTTCCGTGCTCCGCTCTATAAGACGGTGGAGATCAGAGGGATCCAGGTCAGGATGAAGTGGTGCTCAACGTGCCGCTTCTACAGACCGCCACGGTGCTCTCACTGCTCAGTCTGTGACAACTGTGTGGAG GACTTTGACCATCACTGTCCGTGGGTGAACAACTGCATCGGCAGGAGGAATTACCGCtacttcttcctcttcctcctctctctgacgGCTCACATCATGGCCGTGTTCGGCTTCGGCCTGCTCTTCATCCTTTACCATCGGCAGAACATCGACCGCTTGCACGCCATCGTCAC GCTGGCTGTAATGTGCGTTGCAGGACTGTTTTTTATCCCTGTTGCTGGTCTGACTGGTTTCCACATCGTGCTGGTGGCCAGAGGAAGGACAACCAATGAACAG GTAACGGGTAAATTCAGAGGAGGTGTAAACCCATTCACTAATGGATGCTGGAAGAATGTCTCACACGTCCTCTGCAGCTCACAGGCACCCAG GTAtctgggcagaaaaaaatgtgtgcagagCGTTTGTGTACAGCCTCCTTTTCTGAGACCGCAGCTCACTGAAGCCCAGCTGGCTGCAAAGATCCTCGACAACGGCATCCAGGGAGACCTGCACCGG tCAAAGTCGAGTCTGGAGATGATGGAGAGTCAGTCCTGTGATGCCGAGCCTCCACCTCCACCAAAACCCGAGCTGAGATACCCAGGAATCACCAGAGGAAACACAGAGG AATGCAGTCTGCTGAACAAAGCCCCACCTACCCCCACTATGTACAAGTATAGACCCACCTACAGCCCGGGAAAGAACCACACGGCTCTCACACACGCCTACGCTAACCAG CTGAGTCGAGGGGAGAGCGTTGGCAGTGCCAGagactcctcctcctctacctcctccctcctccaggCCAGTCAGCAGCCTGGTTTCCGCTCCCAGCCCAGCCTGGACCGCAGGGACACGTCGTCGGACAGAGCgggagggggaggaggtggggagaggagggagggagcaAGAGAGGGCAGCGGAGGGGGCATCCCCGGCTACACCCTGGGCGGACGCTCCTATCCCTCCTTCTCTGACCCCACCGTCCTATCTGGAGTGGCGTCCCGATCCTCCAGCTCCACCCACACCTCAGCAGGTGCAGCACATGTCTCTGAGGCAACCACCACTTCTACCAGCTTCAAGAGCTTAGCCAATCAAACACCCCCACCTCATCAGCCGTCACGTAACGGGAGCCTGTCGTATGACAGCTTACTGGCAGGTGGGGAGGACTCAGCAGCCCCTGAGCTTTCCTCTGGGAGACCCTGTTCACCAGGAGCAGGCGGCTACACGTCGCCATTTTCGTCATcgcagcagagaggagcagagattCACTCCCAGTCCTCCCAGTCCCCCCACCACCATCACCGCTCCTCCCACCAACACCACCACCCTTTCCTCCACCGctcttcctccacctcctcctcccctcctcctgcAGAGCGAGAACGCCTACCAGGAGAGCCCCACACAGGAGTTCATCCTCCGTCAGCCAATCAGACCCCTGCTCCCCCGCCAACCTCTGCCCCGCCTCCTccacaccatcatcatcaccaccatcaccatcaccaccactcccatcatcaccaccactcctcctcttcctcctccacatCCCGCCCTCCCCGCTTCGCTCCACCTCATGCTCCGCCTCACCATGCTTACCCCTACCGCACCCGCTCCACAGACACTCCCCTGGGCCCCACCTCCACCACCCACCCTCCCCGCTCCCCGCACCCTCCACCTCTGGGCAAGTCGCTTTCTTACTCGAGCGCTGCGGCGGCTGAAATGCAGTACCGGCTGGTTCGAAAGGCCTCGGCGTCAGCCGGAGCCAACGCAGCAGGGGcgggaggaggtggagggatgggaggaggaggagttcaAGCGCCGAA